From the Kitasatospora atroaurantiaca genome, the window CTGGGCCAGGTGCTCGACGAGGGCCAGGCCGAGGACATCACGCCGTACGTCAACGAGACCACCGTGCCGGCCCTCAAGGACATCGACCCGTCCGTCCTCGCCACCCTCAAGGCCGACGGCAAGCTCTACGGCCTGCCGACCTCCAACTACAGGATGGGCCTGCTCTACAACCGCAAGCTCTTCACCCGGGCCGGCCTCGACCCCGACAAGCCGCCGGCCACCTGGGACGAGGTCCGCGCCGCCGCCAGGAAGCTCGCCGCGCTCGGCAACGGCGTCAACGGCTACGGCGACTACAGCGCCACCAACCAGGGCGGCTGGCACTACACCGCCGAGCTCTACGGCCTGGGCGGTGCGATGGTCAGCGAGGACGGCAAGAAGGCCGCCTTCAACACCCCCGAGGGCAGGCAGGTCCTGCAGAACCTGTACGACATGCGGTGGACCGACAACAGCATGGGCGCCACTCAGGGCCTCAAGTGGCCCGACCTGATGACCCGGATGGCCTCCGACAAGCTCGGCATGTACGTCGGCGCCCCGGACGACATCACGTACATGGTGCAGACCCTCAAGGGCAACTACGCCGACTACGGCATGGGCCCCATGCCCGGCGGGAAGAGCGCACTGCTCGGCGGCAACGACTACATGTTCAAGAAGGGGTCCAGCCCGGACCAGATCAAGGCGGGCATCGCCTGGATCAACTTCAAGTACCTCACCCTCGGCAAGGGCCAGTTCGACTACGCCCGCACCAAGGCCGACAACCTGCCCGTCGGCCTCCCGCAGCCGTTCTTCTTCACCGGCGCGAGCCTGGCGGGCGACAACCGGGCCAAGGCCGCCAGCGCGACCGTCCCGGTCCAGAACTACGCCCCGTACCTGGCCACTTCGGTGCCCGGCAGGACCGAGCCGGCCAACGCCCAGCAGATCTACAAGGTGCTGGACAACCCGGTCTCGGCCGTCCTGACCGACCGGAACGCCAACGTCTCGAAGCTGCTGTCCGACGCCGAGACCCAGGTCAACCAGGTCCTGGCGAGCCTCCAGTAGCCGACCGGGCGGGGGGCCGTCCGGGGGCGGCCCCCCGCCACCATCAACCAGGAGTACCGATGGCAGCGATCAACGTCTCACTTCGCCGGAAGGTGCGTCAGAACCTCACCGCACACGGCTTCCTGATCGGTGCGGTGCTCTGCTTCGGGTACTTCTCGTGGTACCCGATGGTCCGCGAGATCGTCATGAGCTTCCAGCGGACCAGGCGGGGCAGGACCACCTGGGTCGGTCTCGACAACCTGGACCACATCCTCCAGGACCCGGCCTTCTGGCAGGCCTGGCGCAACACCCTGCTCTTCACCGTGCTGGCCCTGCTGTTCGGCTTCGCCGTGCCGTTCCTGGTCGCGATCCTGCTCAACGAGCTCCGGCACGCGCGGTCCTACCTGCGGATCCTGGTCTACCTGCCGGTGATGATGCCGCCGGTCGCCTCGGTGCT encodes:
- a CDS encoding ABC transporter substrate-binding protein, whose product is MNTDLFLHRSVALAAAAGLALSVAACSGSASGSGSSKDGAGSSVSATLDPAAKVTISIDCEPPVTKTAERKQWAEDIAAFNRLYPNVTINSKDASPCEEPAPFTAQLKGRTQTDVFYTYFTDLGQVLDEGQAEDITPYVNETTVPALKDIDPSVLATLKADGKLYGLPTSNYRMGLLYNRKLFTRAGLDPDKPPATWDEVRAAARKLAALGNGVNGYGDYSATNQGGWHYTAELYGLGGAMVSEDGKKAAFNTPEGRQVLQNLYDMRWTDNSMGATQGLKWPDLMTRMASDKLGMYVGAPDDITYMVQTLKGNYADYGMGPMPGGKSALLGGNDYMFKKGSSPDQIKAGIAWINFKYLTLGKGQFDYARTKADNLPVGLPQPFFFTGASLAGDNRAKAASATVPVQNYAPYLATSVPGRTEPANAQQIYKVLDNPVSAVLTDRNANVSKLLSDAETQVNQVLASLQ